The following coding sequences are from one Eleginops maclovinus isolate JMC-PN-2008 ecotype Puerto Natales chromosome 11, JC_Emac_rtc_rv5, whole genome shotgun sequence window:
- the nrip1b gene encoding nuclear receptor-interacting protein 1 → MTHGEEPGPETHKDSAVLTYLEGLLMHPVVAGPGATASGRSEAAHSNQEQVDKVGGPFQLPNHGPTAPKTGTNGPTLGSSQNLKKARLLRSGAWNDPGTQRMSSPPMELNGQGGVLQNGGLEGSPHAGESTLLASLLQSFSSRLQSVALSQHSAKPECSSPSKAPPVDKEPRPVYGTASSRLKGLMRKSKLQNHSITPYSRRGHSQDRPPESPRSAHSATPPSAPTTAESVSCADRLKAVANMVKIRSSPAPSPKPSVACSQLALLLSSEAHLQQYSREHALKAQLSGRSASERLAFMANQQQGPEKRPPSVGGSLPGTPDTLKPITTQNGMTATTTLTTTLPRTALSGPQSPSLLRGHSQSSPPTPPKAPTPTHSQPPREKRGFDSRPTRPPQTCSSLLLLLLNNHNNQKQLTKNGHLEDSCGILPASGSSSVTSDSECSIQERSLTKDSSDAESSYSSCSPIDLSMRSRANTQDMGPKTIVPSSSLSSFTSALSSSTTVFSSPPVAFSPRASAQPSATFSPSSVAVSSVSTAHSSSSSSCISTSSLEKLTESLLNKWKPEPSASNVCNNKEPEMSPDLKSHSKVTLMQLLLERRNNEMGKKNKSSHEIPLDITMATMSRGQPKGLVPWEETRTKSPLDRSEAPAQPLYSLSRDPSGALSPYSYPSPHVQSSPLDLCKSKPFPAEKTSEPAFSASKLLQNLAQCGTASSSPPIPSSKGLVQELDASRPIALLERLNAPINRTATTPFSDGPSGSGTPYSQKEASPPSSQIENLLERRTVLQLLLGTGSSTATVSRKDRPGGSGRRSVEVSGGCYEKSPGASIICDSSNGTPLDIKVKTEFMEDVRPSSAMSEDSSGRKRPSGSEKNSPLSNSQQDLKIEPRPAEVIAKYGLLSQLLKQQTATYYTSSAVQAEPQPRQVKEEQREYPSPSPKKRRLCSERTDSLNNTISPRAVDSGDRHMFASSAFQEEPDQHRNVKEEEAPPSETFTRESRGFNVLKQLLLSDNCLKELSQQPRGSPSPSVPQGNGKANGSILSQPSHNHSFLHLPGWQPHGSLNSGLPSNLRPLPTPPASDSPVHIPWSHHPTPWPVTQKRDPPTLVKQEPESLARWSSQENEEEEDEGCDSNLDSPRLSRSNPILYYMLQKGSIQLRKEVQDQAEGTQSVVRVKEEPISDLHAYEHSMSSIPQSANHNDKHSHESQGLSQSYE, encoded by the coding sequence ATGACTCATGGAGAGGAGCCTGGCCCTGAGACACACAAGGATTCAGCTGTTCTAACTTATCTGGAAGGTTTACTGATGCATCCAGTGGTAGCCGGGCCTGGGGCCACGGCAAGCGGGAGATCTGAGGCTGCCCACAGCAACCAGGAGCAGGTGGACAAGGTAGGCGGGCCTTTCCAACTGCCCAACCATGGCCCCACCGCCCCTAAGACTGGAACCAATGGGCCTACGCTAGGTTCCTCGCAGAACCTGAAGAAGGCCCGCCTACTGCGCTCTGGAGCCTGGAATGATCCGGGGACCCAGCGGATGAGCTCACCCCCAATGGAGCTGAATGGCCAAGGGGGAGTCTTGCAAAATGGAGGGCTAGAGGGATCTCCTCATGCTGGGGAGAGCACCCTGTTGGCTTCACTGCTTCAGTCATTCAGCTCACGGCTTCAGAGTGTGGCATTGTCTCAGCACTCTGCTAAACCTGAGTGTTCCTCTCCCTCCAAGGCCCCACCTGTAGACAAAGAGCCCCGCCCTGTGTATGGGACTGCCTCGAGCCGCTTAAAGGGCCTAATGCGGAAGAGTAAACTTCAAAACCACAGCATCACACCCTACAGTCGCCGGGGACACAGCCAGGACCGACCACCAGAATCCCCTCGGTCAGCGCACAGTGCCACGCCCCCCTCTGCTCCTACAACTGCAGAGTCAGTGTCCTGTGCTGACCGTCTGAAGGCGGTGGCAAACATGGTGAAAATCCGTTCTAGTCCAGCACCTTCACCCAAGCCCAGTGTGGCCTGTAGTCAGCTGGCCCTGCTGCTGTCCAGTGAAGCCCATCTCCAGCAGTACTCCAGAGAGCATGCACTTAAAGCCCAGCTCTCAGGAAGATCTGCCAGCGAGAGACTAGCTTTCATGGCAAACCAGCAGCAAGGGCCGGAGAAAAGGCCGCCTAGTGTGGGAGGAAGTCTGCCCGGTACCCCAGATACACTAAAACCCATTACAACGCAAAATGGAATGACGGCAACAACAACATTGACAACAACACTCCCTCGGACGGCCCTGTCCGGTCCTCAGAGCCCCTCTTTGCTGCGTGGCCACAGCCAAAGCTCCCCACCTACTCCCCCAAAGGCTCCAACCCCCACTCACAGCCAGCCACCTAGGGAGAAGCGTGGCTTTGACTCGCGTCCAACTCGCCCCCCCCAGACATGCAGCAGcttgctactgctgctgctcaacaaccacaacaaccagAAACAGCTGACCAAGAACGGTCACCTTGAGGACAGCTGTGGCATCCTGCCAGCGAGTGGATCCTCTTCAGTCACATCGGACAGCGAGTGCTCCATCCAGGAGAGGAGTCTGACAAAAGATAGCAGTGATGCAGAGAGTTCCTACTCCAGTTGTTCTCCCATTGACCTCTCTATGAGAAGCCGGGCCAATACACAAGACATGGGGCCAAAAACTATtgtcccctcttcctccctttcctctttcACCTCTGCCCTATCTTCTTCTACAACAGTATTTTCCTCCCCCCCAGTTGCATTTTCTCCTCGTGCTTCAGCTCAACCCTCCGCCACCTTTTCACCATCCTCTGTTGCTGTGTcctctgtttccactgctcattcttcctcttcctcctcctgtatCTCTACCTCCTCCCTAGAAAAACTAACAGAATCTTTATTAAACAAGTGGAAGCCAGAGCCATCAGCCTCAAATGTGTGCAACAACAAGGAGCCTGAAATGAGCCCGGACCTAAAGTCACACTCTAAGGTCACACTCATGCAGCTTCTTCTTGAGCGCAGAAACAATGagatgggaaaaaaaaacaaaagtagcCACGAGATACCACTTGATATAACTATGGCCACCATGTCTCGAGGCCAACCAAAGGGGCTTGTGCCCTGGGAAGAGACCAGGACAAAGAGCCCCCTTGATAGATCTGAAGCCCCAGCCCAACCTCTATACTCACTTAGCCGTGACCCTAGTGGCGCACTATCCCCCTACTCCTACCCCTCCCCCCATGTCCAGTCTAGCCCATTGGATTTGTGTAAGTCTAAACCCTTCCCTGCTGAGAAGACTTCGGAGCCTGCCTTCAGCGCCAGTAAACTGTTACAAAATCTGGCTCAGTGTGGCACAGCTTCTTCCTCCCCACCCATCCCCTCCAGCAAAGGGCTGGTTCAGGAGCTTGATGCCAGCAGACCCATCGCCTTATTAGAAAGGCTCAATGCTCCAATCAACAGGACCGCCACCACTCCATTCTCTGACGGACCCTCAGGCAGCGGCACACCTTACAGTCAGAAGGAAGCTTCTCCTCCTTCGTCACAGATTGAGAACCTTTTAGAGAGGCGCACAGTGCTGCAGCTACTTCTCGGAACAGGCTCGAGTACTGCTACAGTCAGCCGCAAAGACAGGCCCGGTGGCAGTGGCCGGAGGAGTGTCGAGGTCTCAGGGGGGTGCTATGAGAAGAGCCCTGGTGCCTCCATCATCTGCGACAGCTCCAATGGAACCCCTTTGGACATAAAGGTCAAGACTGAGTTTATGGAGGATGTGAGACCGTCCTCTGCCATGTCTGAGGACTCAAGTGGCAGAAAGAGACCTAGCGGCTCTGAGAAGAATAGCCCCCTCTCAAATTCTCAGCAGGACTTAAAAATAGAACCACGGCCTGCAGAGGTCATTGCAAAATATGGCCTTCTCAGCCAGCTGCTAAAACAACAGACTGCTACCTACTATACCAGTTCTGCTGTGCAGGCCGAGCCACAGCCCAGGCAGGTTAAAGAGGAACAGAGGGAGTATCCGAGCCCCAGTCCTAAGAAGAGACGCCTCTGCTCTGAACGGACTGACAGTTTGAACAATACCATCTCTCCAAGAGCAGTGGACAGTGGTGACAGACACATGTTTGCATCTTCTGCTTTTCAGGAAGAGCCTGACCAGCATAGGAATgtgaaggaagaggaggctCCACCAAGCGAAACCTTCACCAGAGAGAGTCGGGGCTTCAATGTGctcaaacagctgctgctctcCGACAACTGCCTGAAGGAGCTATCCCAGCAACCCCGGGGGTCGCCCAGTCCCTCTGTCCCGCAGGGCAATGGCAAAGCTAATGGCAGCATTCTCAGTCAGCCCTCCCACAATCACAGCTTCCTCCACCTGCCCGGCTGGCAACCCCATGGTTCCCTCAACTCAGGGCTTCCAAGTAATCTCAGACCACTGCCCACCCCCCCTGCAAGCGACAGCCCAGTCCACATCCCCTGGAGTCACCACCCAACTCCATGGCCAGTCACTCAAAAACGGGACCCCCCTACTCTAGTCAAGCAAGAGCCTGAGAGCCTTGCTAGATGGAGTAGTCAGgagaatgaggaggaggaggacgagggtTGTGACTCAAACCTGGACTCTCCACGGCTCTCGCGTTCAAACCCCATCCTGTACTACATGCTGCAGAAGGGCAGCATCCAGCTGAGGAAGGAGGTGCAGGATCAGGCAGAGGGAACCCAGTCTGTGGTCCGAGTTAAAGAAGAGCCAATCAGTGACTTGCATGCTTATGAACACAGTATGAGCTCCATTCCGCAATCAGCCAACCACAATGACAAGCACAGCCATGAGAGCCAGGGGCTGAGCCAATCATATGAGTAG